GGCCGCCGCGCCGTCCGCCCCGAACGCCGGGGTGACCGTCACCAGCGCGCCACCGCTCGACGCCTGCGAGATGTAGCCCGTGCCGCCGACATTGAGGTCGTCGCCCGCCGTATAGCCGACCGGCAGCGCGATCGTCGCCGGCGTGCTCACCGGCGGCGAGCCCGCATTGGTGTTGCCTTCGTCCAGCACCACCTGCGCCTGCGCGTTCACAACCGCCGTCACCGCCGGACCGTCGTCGTGGAACACGATCTGGCTGCCGACGTTCACCGCGCTCGACGAGGCGGTGTCGTTGTCGCCGTCCGTCACCGTCACGATCACCGACAGCGCGCCGTTGGTCAGGCTCGTCGTCTCGTCATAGCTCGCTCCCCCGGTCGGGTTGCGCAGCGACAGGTACTGCTCGACCGTGACCGCGCCCGTCGTGCCGTCCATCGAGATCGCGAACGCAACCGTGGTCGGCTGGCCAGCCACCACGCCAAGCACCAGCGTCGAGGAGATCTGCACCAGGTTGACCTGCGTGCCGTCCGTCAGCGTCACGCCCGATGCGCCGGCCACCGCCGAGAACGCATAGCCGATGCCGCCGCCGGCCGCCGCGCCGTCCGCCCCGAACGCCGGGGTGACCGTCACCAGCGCGCCACCGCTCGATGCCTGCGAGATGTAGCCCGTGCCGCCGACATTGAGGTCGTCGCCCGCCGTATAGCCGACCGGCAGCGCGATCGTCGCCGGCGTGCTCACCGGCGGCGAGCCCGCATTGGTGTTGCCTTCGTCCAGCACCACCTGCGCCTGCGCGTTCACAACCGCCGTCACCGCCGGACCGTCGTCGTGGAACACGATCTGGCTGCCGACGTTCACCGCGCTCGACGGGGCGGTGTCGTTGTCGCCGTCCGTCACCGTCACGATCACCGACAGCGCGCCGTTGGTCAGGCTCGTCGTCTCGTCATAGCTCGCTCCCCCGGTCGGGTTGCGCAGCGACAGGTACTGCTCGACCGTGACCGCGCCCGTCGTGCCGTCCATCGAGATCGCGAACGCAACCGTGGTCGGCTGGCCAGCCACCACGCCAAGCACCAGCGTCGAGGAGATCTGCACCAGGTTGACCTGCGTGCCGTCCGTCAGCGTCACGCCCGATGCGCCGGCCACCGCCGAGAACGCATAGCCGATGCCGCCGCCGGCCGCCGCGCCGTCCGCCCCGAACGCCGGGGTGACCGTCACCAGCGCGCCACCGCTCGATGCCTGCGAGATGTAGCCCGTGCCGCCGACATTGAGGTCGTCGCCCGCCGTATAGCCGACCGGCAGCGCGATCGTCGCCGGCGTGCTCACCGGCGGCGAGCCCGCATTGGTGTTGCCTTCGTCCAGCACCACCTGCGCCTGCGCGTTCACAACCGCCGTCACCGCCGGACCGTCGTCGTGGAACACGATCTGGCTGCCGACGTTCACCGCGCTCGACGGGGCGGTGTCGTTGTCGCCGTCCGTCACCGTCACGATCACCGACAGCGCGCCGTTGGTCAGGCTCGTCGTCTCGTCATAGCTCGCTCCCCCGGTCGGGTTGCGCAGCGACAGGTACTGCTCGACCGTGACCGCGCCCGTCGTGCCGTCCATCGAGATCGCGAACGCAACCGTGGTCGGCTGGCCAGCCACCACGCCAAGCACCAGCGTCGAGGAGATCTGCACCAGGTTGACCTGCGTGCCGTCCGTCAGCGTCACGCCCGATGCGCCGGCCACCGCCGAGAACGCATAGCCGATGCCGCCGCCGGCCGCCGCGCCGTCCGCCCCGAACGCCGGGGTGACCGTCACCAGCGCGCCACCGCTCGATGCCTGCGAGATGTAGCCCGTGCCGCCGACATTGAGGTCGTCGCCCGCCGTATAGCCGACCGGCAGCGCGATCGTCGCCGGCGTGCTCACCGGCGGCGAGCCCGCATTGGTGTTGCCTTCGTCCAGCACCACCTGCGCCTGCGCGTTCACAACCGCCGTCACCGCCGGACCGTCGTCGTGGAACACGATCTGGCTGCCGACGTTCACCGCGCTCGACGAGGCGGTGTCGTTGTCGCCGTCCGTCACCGTCACGATCACCGACAGCGCGCCGTTGGTCAGGCTCGTCGTCTCGTCATAGCTCGCTCCCCCGGTCGGGTTGCGCAGCGACAGGTACTGCTCGACCGTGACCGCGCCCGTCGTGCCGTCCATCGAGATCGCGAACGCAACCGTGGTCGGCTGGCCAGCCACCACGCCAAGCACCAGCGTCGAGGAGATCTGCACCAGGTTGACCTGCGTGCCGTCCGTCAGCGTCACGCCCGATGCGCCGGCCACCGCCGAGAACGCATAGCCGATGCCGCCGCCGGCCGCCGCGCCGTCCGCCCCGAACGCCGGGGTGACCGTCACCAGCGCGCCACCGCTCGACGCCTGCGAGATGTAGCCCGTGCCGCCGACATTGAGGTCGTCGCCCGCCGTATAGCCGACCGGCAGCGCGATCGTCGCCGGCGTGCTCACCGGCGGCGAGCCCGCATTGGTGTTGCCTTCGTCCAGCACCACCTGCGCCTGCGCGTTCACAACCGCCGTCACCGCCGGACCGTCGTCGTGGAACACGATCTGGCTGCCGACGTTCACCGCGCTCGACGAGGCGGTGTCGTTGTCGCCGTCCGTCACCGTCACGATCACCGACAGCGCGCCGTTGGTCAGGCTCGTCGTCTCGTCATAGCTCGCTCCCCCGGTCGGGTTGCGCAGCGACAGGTACTGCTCGACCGTGACCGCGCCCGTCGTGCCGTCCATCGAGATCGCGAACGCAACCGTGGTCGGCTGGCCAGCCACCACGCCAAGCACCAGCGTCGAGGAGATCTGCACCAGGTTGACCTGCGTGCCGTCCGTCAGCGTCACGCCCGATGCGCCGGCCACCGCCGAGAACGCATAGCCGATGCCGCCGCCGGCCGCCGCGCCGTCCGCCCCGAACGCCGGGGTGACCGTCACCAGCGCGCCACCGCTCGATGCCTGCGAGATGTAGCCCGTGCCGCCGACATTGAGGTCGTCGCCCGCCGTATAGCCGACCGGCAGCGCGATCGTCGCCGGCGTGCTCACCGGCGGCGAGCCCGCATTGGTGTTGCCTTCGTCCAGCACCACTTGCGCCTGCGCGTTCACAACCGCCGTCACCGCCGGACCGTCGTCGTGGAACACGATCTGGCTGCCGACGTTCACCGCGCTCGACGGGGCGGTGTCGTTGTCGCCGTCCGTCACCGTCACGATCACCGACAGCGCGCCGTTGGTCAGGCTCGTCGTCTCGTCATAGCTCGCTCCCCCGGTCGGGTTGCGCAGCGACAGGTACTGCTCGACCGTGACCGCGCCCGTCGTGCCGTCCATCGAGATCGCGAACGCAACCGTGGTCGGCTGGCCAGCCACCACGCCAAGCACCAGCGTCGAGGAGATCTGCACCAGGTTGACCTGCGTGCCGTCCGTCAGCGTCACGCCCGATGCGCCGGCCACCGCCGAGAACGCATAGCCGATGCCGCCGCCGGCCGCCGCGCCGTCCGCCCCGAACGCCGGGGTGACCGTCACCAGCGCGCCACCGCTCGACGCCTGCGAGATGTAGCCCGTGCCGCCGACATTGAGGTCGTCGCCCGCCGTATAGCCGACCGGCAGCGCGATCGTCGCCGGCGTGCTCACCGGCGGCGAGCCCGCATTGGTGTTGCCTTCGTCCAGCACCACCTGCGCCTGCGCGTTCACAACCGCCGTCACCGCCGGACCGTCGTCGTGGAACACGATCTGGCTGCCGACGTTCACCGCGCTCGACGGGGCGGTGTCGTTGTCGCCGTCCGTCACCGTCACGATCACCGACAGCGCGCCGTTGGTCAGGCTCGTCGTCTCGTCATAGCTCGCTCCCCCGGTCGGGTTGCGCAGCGACAGGTACTGCTCGACCGTGACCGCGCCCGTCGTGCCGTCCATCGAGATCGCGAACGCAACCGTGGTCGGCTGGCCAGCCACCACGCCAAGCACCAGCGTCGAGGAGATCTGCACCAGGTTGACCTGCGTGCCGTCCGTCAGCGTCACGCCCGATGCGCCGGCCACCGCCGAGAACGCATAGCCGATGCCGCCGCCGGCCGCCGCGCCGTCCGCCCCGAACGCCGGGGTGACCGTCACCAGCGCGCCACCGCTCGACGCCTGCGAGATGTAGCCCGTGCCGCCGACATTGAGGTCGTCGCCCGCCGTATAGCCGACCGGCAGCGCGATCGTCGCCGGCGTGCTCACCGGCGGCGAGCCCGCATTGGTGTTGCCTTCGTCCAGCACCACCTGCGCCTGCGCGTTCACAACCGCCGTCACCGCCGGACCGTCGTCGTGGAACACGATCTGGCTGCCGACGTTCACCGCGCTCGACGAGGCGGTGTCGTTGTCGCCGTCCGTCACCGTCACGATCACCGACAGCGCGCCGTTGGTCAGGCTCGTCGTCTCGTCATAGCTCGCTCCCCCGGTCGGGTTGCGCAGCGACAGGTACTGCTCGACCGTGACCGCGCCCGTCGTGCCGTCCATCGAGATCGCGAACGCAACCGTGGTCGGCTGGCCAGCCACCACGCCAAGCACCAGCGTCGAGGAGATCTGCACCAGGTTGACCTGCGTGCCGTCCGTCAGCGTCACGCCCGATGCGCCGGCCACCGCCGAGAACGCATAGCCGATGCCGCCGCCGGCCGCCGCGCCGTCCGCCCCGAACGCCGGGGTGACCGTCACCAGCGCGCCACCGCTCGATGCCTGCGAGATGTAGCCCGTGCCGCCGACATTGAGGTCGTCGCCCGCCGTATAGCCGACCGGCAGCGCGATCGTCGCCGGCGTGCTCACCGGCGGCGAGCCCGCATTGGTGTTGCCTTCGTCCAGCACCACTTGCGCCTGCGCGTTCACAACCGCCGTCACCGCCGGACCGTCGTCGTGGAACACGATCTGGCTGCCGACGTTCACCGCGCTCGACGGGGCGGTGTCGTTGTCGCCGTCCGTCACCGTCACGATCACCGACAGCGCGCCGTTGGTCAGGCTCGTCGTCTCGTCATAGCTCGCTCCCCCGGTCGGGTTGCGCAGCGACAGGTACTGCTCGACCGTGACCGCGCCCGTCGTGCCGTCCATCGAGATCGCGAACGCAACCGTGGTCGGCTGGCCAGCCACCACGCCAAGCACCAGCGTCGAGGAGATCTGCACCAGGTTGACCTGCGTGCCGTCCGTCAGCGTCACGCCCGATGCGCCGGCCACCGCCGAGAACGCATAGCCGATGCCGCCGCCGGCCGCCGCGCCGTCCGCCCCGAACGCCGGGGTGACCGTCACCAGCGCGCCACCGCTCGACGCCTGCGAGATGTAGCCCGTGCCGCCGACATTGAGGTCGTCGCCCGCCGTATAGCCGACCGGCAGCGCGATCGTCGCCGGCGTGCTCACCGGCGGCGAGCCCGCATTGGTGTTGCCTTCGTCCAGCACCACTTGCGCCTGCGCGTTCACAACCGCCGTCACCGCCGGCCCATCGTCCAGGAAAGTCAGATGCGAACCAACATCGGTTTGCGCGCTGGACGTTTGATTGCTGTTGTCGGTGACGATCGCAGTGATCGTGACCAGTCCGGCCGGCAATGAAATCCCTTCGTTGAGATCACCCGGGATCAATTCGTGCACGGCACGCAATTCGGTCAGAGTGACGTTGCCCGCTGCATCCACAGAGACAGTGAACACCAGGTCGCCGCCACCAGCGGTCCGTCCTTCCACGACACCGCCAGCACTGACCGACAGCAAAACGTGCTGTCCCGTCGCCGAGTCGATCAGACCGGAGTCTACGCCCGGCGAGCTCACCGACAGCGCGAAGGTCAACGACTGAACGCCACCCGGCACGTTCAGCGTCACGGGCAACAATCCGCTCACCGTAGTGCTTGCCAGGCCAGCCAGAGTACCATCGACGCCGTTGGTCGCGGCGGTCAAGAAGCTCTCGTCGACAATCAAGCCCGGCAGCGTGCCGAGCGCAATCGTGGGTGCTGGAGGCACTGGCGTCTGCGGGATGAAACCGGTCGGCAGCTGGATCTGGAATCCGGGCAGCTCTTCCTGGGGCGCCAGGTTGTTGCTGGGGATGGGAGGAAGGGGATCGATCGAGAACGGGCTGAAATTCGCACCGCTGCCCTGCGCGTTATTCTGGCCGAGCGAATCGCCCGCGGCCGGCAAAACGGCCGAAGCAGCCGTCGGATCGCTGATGATCGGGAAGGCGCTGGCGAATTCGGCGACGGTGAGCACGCGGCCGGGCCCAACCTCGATCGTCAGATTGCCGAGCTGATCGTGCCGCGAATCGAAGAACGGCTCGACGGTGACCGTGGACCGGTTGTCGAAAAGAATGATCAGCTTTTCACCAACGTGGATGAGCGTGATCTTCTCGTTGGCGATGGCGGAGAAATCGACCTGGACTTTTTGATCGTATCCAAGGTTCAACACGACCGCCTGGTCTGCGAACGGTTTGGTGAGCTTGAAGATGCGGGGTGGCGAAGCGTTGTTGGAATTTCCAGGGCCAGTGACCTGCGCAACCCGAAATTGCTCGTTCATGGAAATCTCTCCGCCACAGAACGTGAAAGTAAAAAAAGCTGGCAAATTTGCCGAAAAGTCTAACTTTAGGGTATTGTTAACCCTGGAGAGGGTCAAGAAAACTCTTTGGTTAATCAATACTTTCGATCAAGATGTGGTAAAGAGAACAACATGGCGCCGCCGCGTTGCAAAAATGCTCAGATTTCCCAATTTGGCACGTCGTCCCAATCCGGCAGGCGGCGGGTGGAGCACAGGATGAGACGGCTATTGGTGGTCGCCCTGCTGGCGGGGCCTCTCGGCACGCAGGCAGCTGCGGCTCAAGATCGCGAAATGCCGGTCCAGACCGTCGAACGGACATTCAAGGCGCTGCCGAACAAGGACACGCAAATCGGACTGTACGTCAACGTCAAACCCGATTGCACCTCCGGCCCCCTGCCGACGATCCGCCTGGCCACTCCTCCGGCGTCCGGGAAGGTCGTTGTCAAGACGGGCAAAGTCAAAGCGACGAACTACAAGGCCTGCCTCGCGCTCGAAGTGCCCGCCTACATCGCATTCTATAAGTCGCCGCCGGATTTCGTAGGCAGCGATGCGCTGACCATCGAAATCAAATACTCCGAAGGCCGGACCGAAATTCAGAAGATTACAGTGAATGTTGCCGGGACGGGCACTCAGCAGAAGATCTGAGGTGCCGCTCTTCAAAAGGGCTGACGGTCCGAGCTTCGCGTCTTCGGCAGGCCCGGGACCAGTGCTCAGTTCACCCGCGTCACTTCACACTCGCTTCGCGAGTTCATCCCGACCATGCCGATATTGACGTTCCTGAACTGCTGGCTCATCTGCGCGGAGATCGCCCCGTTGGCCCACACCAAAACCGTGGTCCGGCGCTCCGGGTCATTATCCGTCCAGCACGCCAGCTCGACCGATTCGATCTTGCTATCGCTACCGTTGAACAGGACGAAACTGGCTATTCCGTAACCGTCGGAACGCCTGATCGTCTGCAATGTCTCGACTTTGATCTGGTCCGCCGGGCTGGATTGTTGACCGGGCAATTGCGGTCCTTGCGCCGCGGCTATGTCAGCCAGCGCATACAGACCCGCCGAACATGCAATCCCGATCAGCAACCGCAAAGCCACCTCGCGCACAGACGCGTCATATTTCCGCGTCTTGCGGGGAGGCGCAAGCCCCTGTCCGGCAGGCGCTGAGCAACCAGGCTTCGAAGCAGGCCGATTCTACACTGCCAGATGCGGTATTTAGTGCGAGAGCGTCTTGGCTGTCGGTCGCTGTTCTTCGCCCCCATCACAATCGCCGATCCGGTGCGCCACGACCAACTCGACCCTCGGCATCTGACCTTCGTTCACCTCGTTCTTCTCGGTATAGGCCTCCTCGCTATGCACCGTGATCACGGTACTGACGGGGCCCATGTAATCGCAGCGATTTGCAAAGGTGTACTGGTTGTCCCGCCGTTCGGGTCTGGCGGACACGCATCTGCCAACGGAAGGAGAAGAGAATGTCGCCTTCATCGACAATGTGGGATCAACGCAAGCGGTCATTTCTCGCTCGAGGAGCCTCTGCTTGGTCTTGCGATGAGCAACCATGTCCAACGTTCGCACGAAGTGCCAAAGGCCCTTCCGAAAGGTCGGCCCTTCGAATCCATCCGCCTTGGCTTGAGCGCTGAACGGAAGGATGAGGAGCACCAAAAGAAATCCGCGAATCAAACAGATCGTCAGGGGTGAGCACCGGCCAGTCATCATTCTCAAAACCCGCTTGTCTGCCCCTTGCGGCGCGATGGCTGTCTATGGTCGAATCGATACTCGAGTTTCAGGACTGGTTGCTAAGCAAGCGTTAACCGCCCGCTTTCCTCCTGAAAACAAGCGTGAACCGCACACCCGCACTTGCCCGTGGTCGAATCACCCTGAGCCACCCGCAACGCCCGAGCGGCAAGTTGTCACGGTGACCTGAGACCGGTCAACCGCATGCCGGTACGGAAGACTACTGGGAGGGGCTGTTGGCCGGTAAAGCGGGAGCCGCATCGATGGAATTCCGGCAACCGAGGCATTTTTGTAACACTCCCGTTCAGACCATGCCGGAGCGAAAGATCCCGTCGCGGCAAGGAAGCCCGCCTCCAGCAGATCAAGGGTCGAAGCGAGGTCGCGACATCCAGAGCGCGCCCAGCTGTTTCCGAGCACGATCATGGCGACAACAACTCCCGATTGCTCGGCGGCACAATCTGACTCTTGGGCCAAAGAGCCCTGTCATGGCCGCATCCCTTTCGCGCATCTTAGAAGCAGTTCGCGGTATTGCCGCCA
The nucleotide sequence above comes from Bradyrhizobium sp. NDS-1. Encoded proteins:
- a CDS encoding DUF5801 repeats-in-toxin domain-containing protein encodes the protein MNEQFRVAQVTGPGNSNNASPPRIFKLTKPFADQAVVLNLGYDQKVQVDFSAIANEKITLIHVGEKLIILFDNRSTVTVEPFFDSRHDQLGNLTIEVGPGRVLTVAEFASAFPIISDPTAASAVLPAAGDSLGQNNAQGSGANFSPFSIDPLPPIPSNNLAPQEELPGFQIQLPTGFIPQTPVPPAPTIALGTLPGLIVDESFLTAATNGVDGTLAGLASTTVSGLLPVTLNVPGGVQSLTFALSVSSPGVDSGLIDSATGQHVLLSVSAGGVVEGRTAGGGDLVFTVSVDAAGNVTLTELRAVHELIPGDLNEGISLPAGLVTITAIVTDNSNQTSSAQTDVGSHLTFLDDGPAVTAVVNAQAQVVLDEGNTNAGSPPVSTPATIALPVGYTAGDDLNVGGTGYISQASSGGALVTVTPAFGADGAAAGGGIGYAFSAVAGASGVTLTDGTQVNLVQISSTLVLGVVAGQPTTVAFAISMDGTTGAVTVEQYLSLRNPTGGASYDETTSLTNGALSVIVTVTDGDNDTAPSSAVNVGSQIVFHDDGPAVTAVVNAQAQVVLDEGNTNAGSPPVSTPATIALPVGYTAGDDLNVGGTGYISQASSGGALVTVTPAFGADGAAAGGGIGYAFSAVAGASGVTLTDGTQVNLVQISSTLVLGVVAGQPTTVAFAISMDGTTGAVTVEQYLSLRNPTGGASYDETTSLTNGALSVIVTVTDGDNDTASSSAVNVGSQIVFHDDGPAVTAVVNAQAQVVLDEGNTNAGSPPVSTPATIALPVGYTAGDDLNVGGTGYISQASSGGALVTVTPAFGADGAAAGGGIGYAFSAVAGASGVTLTDGTQVNLVQISSTLVLGVVAGQPTTVAFAISMDGTTGAVTVEQYLSLRNPTGGASYDETTSLTNGALSVIVTVTDGDNDTAPSSAVNVGSQIVFHDDGPAVTAVVNAQAQVVLDEGNTNAGSPPVSTPATIALPVGYTAGDDLNVGGTGYISQASSGGALVTVTPAFGADGAAAGGGIGYAFSAVAGASGVTLTDGTQVNLVQISSTLVLGVVAGQPTTVAFAISMDGTTGAVTVEQYLSLRNPTGGASYDETTSLTNGALSVIVTVTDGDNDTAPSSAVNVGSQIVFHDDGPAVTAVVNAQAQVVLDEGNTNAGSPPVSTPATIALPVGYTAGDDLNVGGTGYISQASSGGALVTVTPAFGADGAAAGGGIGYAFSAVAGASGVTLTDGTQVNLVQISSTLVLGVVAGQPTTVAFAISMDGTTGAVTVEQYLSLRNPTGGASYDETTSLTNGALSVIVTVTDGDNDTASSSAVNVGSQIVFHDDGPAVTAVVNAQAQVVLDEGNTNAGSPPVSTPATIALPVGYTAGDDLNVGGTGYISQASSGGALVTVTPAFGADGAAAGGGIGYAFSAVAGASGVTLTDGTQVNLVQISSTLVLGVVAGQPTTVAFAISMDGTTGAVTVEQYLSLRNPTGGASYDETTSLTNGALSVIVTVTDGDNDTASSSAVNVGSQIVFHDDGPAVTAVVNAQAQVVLDEGNTNAGSPPVSTPATIALPVGYTAGDDLNVGGTGYISQASSGGALVTVTPAFGADGAAAGGGIGYAFSAVAGASGVTLTDGTQVNLVQISSTLVLGVVAGQPTTVAFAISMDGTTGAVTVEQYLSLRNPTGGASYDETTSLTNGALSVIVTVTDGDNDTAPSSAVNVGSQIVFHDDGPAVTAVVNAQAQVVLDEGNTNAGSPPVSTPATIALPVGYTAGDDLNVGGTGYISQASSGGALVTVTPAFGADGAAAGGGIGYAFSAVAGASGVTLTDGTQVNLVQISSTLVLGVVAGQPTTVAFAISMDGTTGAVTVEQYLSLRNPTGGASYDETTSLTNGALSVIVTVTDGDNDTAPSSAVNVGSQIVFHDDGPAVTAVVNAQAQVVLDEGNTNAGSPPVSTPATIALPVGYTAGDDLNVGGTGYISQASSGGALVTVTPAFGADGAAAGGGIGYAFSAVAGASGVTLTDGTQVNLVQISSTLVLGVVAGQPTTVAFAISMDGTTGAVTVEQYLSLRNPTGGASYDETTSLTNGALSVIVTVTDGDNDTASSSAVNVGSQIVFHDDGPAVTAVVNAQAQVVLDEGNTNAGSPPVSTPATIALPVGYTAGDDLNVGGTGYISQASSGGALVTVTPAFGADGAAAGGGIGYAFSAVAGASGVTLTDGTQVNLVQISSTLVLGVVAGQPTTVAFAISMDGTTGAVTVEQYLSLRNPTGGASYDETTSLTNGALSVIVTVTDGDNDTAPSSAVNVGSQIVFHDDGPAVTAVVNAQAQVVLDEGNTNAGSPPVSTPATIALPVGYTAGDDLNVGGTGYISQASSGGALVTVTPAFGADGAAAGGGIGYAFSAVAGASGVTLTDGTQVNLVQISSTLVLGVVAGQPTTVAFAISMDGTTGAVTVEQYLSLRNPTGGASYDETTSLTNGALSVIVTVTDGDNDTAPSSAVNVGSQIVFHDDGPAFTIVNDGNDGIVSLSTFNPTTTTTYTGQFADWLYGADGYSNVTATGANVQVSSYSASQIVLNLYDGTNVVAELTLNADGTDSLEVLHRAGTTTFTSVATSQAQAGGPSNSLIVDLGAATNFNILVYGDDGDAPLNDSGNDLVNPSNQGWAVKGNQGQTIDQDESILFKFVDDSNNATPHSIDDFRFKADGYTSGMTQASITIKVYLDANLTTYDQVTIDTTAGQLIQISQLDWSVSTGTGDYHLGDAIYGVSVLSSSTNGGGFRLNGVEVGTQSTTPPPDLDFNNIQLTITDGDGDTKVQTFNIHLDGDTGNLLTTEAIAGTSGADNLFGTAGNNVLIGGPGNDTLTGSGGNDLFILKSTAAANGHDIITDFNAGDSIVVDVANLNLSISNAQLATFTQVTDANQATSWNGSTNQFLFNTQHNELWYSANGTAAAAVDLAQMSTGVPAPTAIHIA